The Virgibacillus dokdonensis genome includes a window with the following:
- a CDS encoding HD domain-containing protein — MQTAEQLSEIEHFVYRLFSDDITGHDYYHMRRVARLAKYIAEKEDANPFICETAAWLHDVGDEKLFSDPHVVIQEIRDLLDRLSLTKQQIEKIKQAMQDVSFRKGKTPVSLEGKIVQDADRLDAIGAIGIARAFSYGGAKERHLYHEELDNHTIQHFYEKLLRIRDKLHTATAKTIAKERHHIMQQFLEQFYQEWNFPSIENRG, encoded by the coding sequence ATGCAAACAGCAGAACAACTATCTGAGATAGAGCATTTTGTATACAGGTTATTCTCTGATGACATTACTGGTCACGATTATTATCATATGAGGCGAGTTGCTCGTTTGGCAAAATATATAGCGGAAAAAGAAGACGCTAATCCGTTTATTTGTGAAACAGCTGCTTGGCTTCATGACGTTGGGGATGAAAAATTGTTTTCAGATCCTCATGTTGTCATTCAAGAAATAAGAGATTTGCTTGATCGCCTTTCTTTAACAAAACAACAAATAGAGAAAATAAAGCAAGCAATGCAAGATGTTTCTTTTCGTAAAGGGAAAACTCCGGTAAGCCTAGAGGGGAAAATCGTTCAAGATGCTGATCGGTTGGATGCTATTGGAGCGATTGGCATCGCTCGTGCTTTTAGCTATGGTGGGGCAAAAGAACGCCATCTTTATCATGAGGAATTAGACAATCATACAATCCAACATTTTTACGAGAAGCTATTACGTATTCGAGATAAGTTGCATACAGCAACCGCTAAAACCATTGCAAAAGAACGACATCACATCATGCAGCAATTCCTAGAACAGTTTTATCAAGAATGGAATTTCCCTAGCATAGAAAATAGGGGGTAA
- a CDS encoding GNAT family N-acetyltransferase, which translates to MNIRLTKLKDSDAKALLVFEAENRYFFETMVPSRGDAYYMSENFQTRHKQLLKEQSLGISHFYLIKDDHDFILGRINVVDLNKQRRGELGYRIGKSYTGKGIATKGLQLFMKEVIKLDIRKIHAKTTSNNFPSQSVLQKNGFHYEETDADSFIMNGEKVKFMYYSWENGREIV; encoded by the coding sequence ATGAATATTCGTTTAACTAAGCTAAAAGATAGTGATGCAAAAGCTCTACTAGTGTTTGAAGCGGAAAATCGTTACTTCTTTGAGACGATGGTGCCCAGTCGTGGGGATGCGTACTATATGTCTGAAAATTTCCAAACAAGACATAAACAACTTTTAAAGGAACAAAGCCTAGGAATTTCACATTTTTATTTAATAAAAGACGATCATGATTTCATATTAGGTAGAATTAATGTGGTTGATTTAAATAAACAACGCCGAGGAGAGCTAGGCTATCGAATCGGAAAGTCCTACACTGGAAAAGGAATTGCGACAAAAGGTTTACAGCTTTTCATGAAAGAAGTAATAAAATTGGACATTAGAAAAATACATGCTAAAACAACCAGTAATAATTTTCCATCTCAAAGTGTGTTACAAAAAAATGGTTTCCATTATGAAGAAACAGATGCGGATTCATTTATTATGAATGGTGAGAAAGTAAAGTTTATGTACTATTCATGGGAGAATGGTAGAGAAATCGTATGA
- a CDS encoding C40 family peptidase, giving the protein MNRNVEKIMKTSLLYGFVMTQPFVNYVDAYPELQNKILFKSDQLEIDEHGESVRLLQKKLHTLSYFDQPVDGMSGYYTKHAIKNFQANHKLSINGNAKKETLTAIVKNEQKQYKQQLKTFAKEIQPGMHNEKVKLVQKSLQYFGYYEGELDGIYGPLTKQALEIAENKHDLKLIIDPPPTPTEKQPTLSATNKEPNTEPKEKTKQKTVQKPSYTGINGSGIVEKARSQMGTPYVWGGTSPGGFDCSGFIQYVFQQEGITIPRTVSEIYNFSQPISEPSVGDLVFFETYKPGPSHMGIYVGNGSFIHAGESRGVEVSKMNNSYWQERYLGATRVKQ; this is encoded by the coding sequence ATGAATAGAAATGTGGAAAAAATTATGAAAACATCTTTACTCTATGGCTTTGTAATGACGCAGCCTTTTGTAAATTATGTCGACGCATATCCTGAATTGCAAAATAAAATCTTATTTAAATCAGATCAGTTAGAAATTGACGAACACGGTGAGAGTGTTCGTTTGTTACAAAAAAAATTACATACATTATCGTATTTTGACCAACCAGTTGATGGAATGTCTGGATATTATACGAAGCATGCGATTAAAAATTTTCAAGCAAATCATAAGCTATCTATAAACGGAAATGCAAAAAAAGAGACATTAACAGCTATCGTAAAGAATGAGCAAAAACAATATAAACAGCAGTTAAAAACCTTTGCTAAAGAAATTCAGCCTGGTATGCATAACGAAAAAGTGAAACTTGTACAAAAATCCTTACAATATTTTGGGTACTATGAAGGTGAATTAGATGGCATATATGGCCCGCTAACAAAGCAAGCGTTAGAAATTGCTGAAAATAAGCATGACTTGAAATTGATCATAGACCCTCCACCCACACCAACAGAAAAACAACCAACATTATCTGCTACCAATAAAGAACCGAATACGGAACCAAAAGAAAAAACAAAACAAAAGACCGTTCAAAAACCTTCTTATACAGGTATAAATGGTTCAGGTATTGTAGAGAAAGCCCGATCCCAAATGGGAACACCTTATGTTTGGGGTGGAACATCTCCAGGTGGATTTGATTGCAGTGGTTTTATTCAGTATGTTTTTCAACAAGAAGGTATCACCATTCCACGTACAGTTAGTGAAATCTATAATTTTTCACAACCAATTTCTGAGCCATCTGTTGGAGATCTCGTTTTTTTTGAAACCTATAAGCCTGGTCCTTCTCATATGGGGATCTACGTCGGTAATGGTAGCTTTATACATGCAGGAGAATCGAGAGGTGTTGAAGTAAGCAAAATGAATAATTCTTATTGGCAAGAACGGTATTTAGGTGCTACACGTGTAAAGCAATGA
- a CDS encoding thymidylate synthase — protein MIIGEEAYLNLCQHILTNGTKKGDRTNTGTYSVFGHQMRFNLEEGFPLLTTKRVPFRLVASELLWFIKGDTNIRYLLEHNNNIWNEWAFEKWVTSSNYSGPDMSNFGNRSQGDTNFKKQYQEQMEIFKDKILTDNAFAKKYGDLGNVYGKQWRKWKTSQNETIDQLKDVIDNIKDNPNSRRHIVSAWNPEDLPSMALPPCHTLFQFYVADGKLSCQLYQRSADVFLGVPFNIASYALLTYLIAHQCNLKPGEFVHTLGDAHIYLNHVDQVKTQLTRDIKQMPQLEINQQKASIFDFELDDFRIVGYDPHPTIKAPIAV, from the coding sequence ATGATCATTGGTGAAGAAGCTTATTTAAACCTATGCCAACATATTTTGACGAATGGCACGAAAAAAGGGGACAGAACCAATACAGGAACCTATTCTGTATTTGGTCATCAAATGCGCTTTAATTTAGAGGAAGGATTTCCTTTATTAACGACAAAACGGGTGCCTTTTCGCTTAGTGGCTAGTGAACTTCTATGGTTTATTAAGGGAGATACAAATATTCGTTACCTGTTAGAGCATAATAACAATATATGGAACGAATGGGCTTTTGAGAAATGGGTTACTAGCAGTAATTATTCTGGGCCCGATATGAGTAATTTCGGTAATCGTTCTCAGGGAGATACTAATTTCAAAAAACAATATCAAGAGCAAATGGAAATTTTTAAAGATAAAATTTTAACCGACAATGCTTTTGCGAAGAAATATGGAGATTTAGGAAATGTGTACGGCAAGCAATGGCGTAAGTGGAAAACATCGCAAAATGAAACCATTGACCAGTTAAAAGATGTGATAGATAATATTAAAGACAATCCAAACTCCAGAAGACATATTGTCTCTGCTTGGAATCCGGAAGATTTACCATCCATGGCGCTTCCGCCATGTCATACATTGTTTCAATTTTATGTAGCGGATGGAAAGCTTTCGTGTCAATTGTATCAACGAAGCGCCGATGTATTTTTAGGAGTTCCGTTTAATATTGCTAGTTATGCGTTACTAACCTATCTAATTGCACATCAATGTAATTTAAAACCAGGGGAGTTTGTGCATACACTTGGAGATGCGCATATTTACCTGAATCATGTGGACCAAGTAAAAACACAACTGACGCGAGATATAAAACAAATGCCTCAGTTAGAAATAAATCAACAAAAAGCATCTATTTTTGATTTTGAATTAGATGACTTTAGAATTGTTGGATATGATCCTCATCCTACAATTAAAGCACCTATTGCTGTATAA
- a CDS encoding dihydrofolate reductase — MISLLLAMDKNRVIGLNNGLPWHLPKDLRFFKEKTINQTVIMGRKTYESIGKPLPNRRNVILTKTKRDFPKDIEVIHDLQTVLQWNEEHPEQEYFIIGGAHVFEQILPKADRMYITWINHSFKGDTYFPSFSEQDWGVTSKVKGEKDDKNPYDYYFLQYDRK; from the coding sequence ATGATATCATTACTTTTAGCGATGGATAAAAACCGTGTAATTGGTTTAAACAATGGCCTTCCCTGGCATTTGCCTAAGGATTTACGTTTTTTTAAAGAAAAAACGATAAATCAAACAGTTATTATGGGTAGGAAAACATATGAATCAATAGGGAAACCACTTCCGAATCGTAGAAATGTAATACTAACCAAAACAAAGAGGGACTTCCCAAAAGATATTGAAGTTATCCATGATTTACAAACTGTTTTACAGTGGAATGAAGAGCATCCAGAACAAGAATATTTCATTATTGGTGGCGCACATGTTTTTGAACAAATATTACCGAAAGCAGATCGTATGTATATTACGTGGATAAATCATTCCTTTAAAGGTGATACATATTTTCCTTCTTTTTCTGAACAGGATTGGGGGGTAACTTCAAAGGTAAAAGGAGAAAAAGACGATAAAAATCCTTATGATTACTATTTCTTACAATATGATAGAAAATAA
- a CDS encoding twin-arginine translocase TatA/TatE family subunit yields MLSSIGFPGLILILVIALVVFGPKKLPEIGKAAGQTLKEFKNSTNDLTSDVRDEFRETKDLITNNNHDR; encoded by the coding sequence ATGTTATCTAGCATTGGTTTCCCAGGACTCATTTTAATATTGGTCATTGCTTTAGTTGTTTTTGGGCCGAAAAAATTACCTGAGATCGGTAAAGCAGCTGGACAAACTTTAAAAGAGTTTAAAAACTCGACTAATGACTTAACGAGTGATGTGAGAGATGAGTTTAGAGAAACAAAAGATCTAATTACAAACAATAATCATGATCGGTAA
- the tatA gene encoding twin-arginine translocase TatA/TatE family subunit yields the protein MFQSIGIPGLILILIIALVIFGPSKLPEIGKAFGNSLKEFKNATKDIASDDNDNASDKKENPTSSKN from the coding sequence ATGTTTCAAAGTATAGGTATTCCAGGGCTTATTCTAATTTTAATTATTGCATTAGTAATCTTTGGACCATCGAAGCTACCTGAAATTGGTAAAGCATTCGGAAACTCATTAAAAGAGTTTAAAAATGCGACAAAAGATATTGCTTCAGACGATAACGATAACGCATCAGATAAGAAGGAAAACCCTACATCAAGTAAAAATTAG
- the tatC gene encoding twin-arginine translocase subunit TatC, with the protein MSDNQPTEDKEMNLTGHLSELRNRIIVTAIFFILFFIVGFVFATDIYDFFQQDLSFKLTVISPGEIIWIYFTLASVVAIAFTLPILILQIWLFVKPGLTKGEQKATIAYIPAVFFLFIGGLVFGYFMFIKLILPFLLSLNDGMFNEMFTVDKYFRFLLRVTLPFAVLFEIPVIAMFLTALGILTPQFMRKTRKYAYFILIIIGTIVTPPDFVLQLVVAVPLILLYELSINLASIVYRKKQRKHEAFMNNADL; encoded by the coding sequence ATGTCTGACAATCAACCAACAGAAGATAAAGAAATGAATTTAACAGGCCATCTCTCTGAGCTAAGAAATCGAATTATTGTAACAGCAATTTTTTTTATTTTGTTTTTTATAGTTGGTTTTGTTTTTGCAACGGATATATATGATTTTTTCCAGCAAGATTTATCCTTTAAACTTACCGTCATTAGTCCCGGTGAGATTATTTGGATTTATTTTACTTTAGCATCTGTAGTTGCTATTGCATTTACATTACCCATTCTAATTTTGCAAATATGGTTATTTGTAAAGCCAGGATTAACAAAAGGTGAACAAAAAGCAACAATCGCTTATATACCAGCTGTATTTTTCTTGTTTATTGGTGGACTGGTCTTTGGCTATTTTATGTTTATTAAACTTATTCTTCCATTTTTGCTTTCACTAAATGACGGTATGTTTAATGAAATGTTTACAGTAGATAAATATTTTCGCTTTTTACTGCGTGTAACACTTCCATTTGCTGTGTTGTTTGAAATTCCGGTAATCGCTATGTTTTTAACAGCATTGGGGATTTTAACGCCACAATTTATGAGAAAAACGAGAAAATATGCCTATTTTATTCTTATTATTATTGGCACTATCGTTACACCACCAGATTTCGTTTTACAACTTGTTGTTGCTGTTCCATTAATTCTACTTTATGAACTAAGCATTAATTTAGCTTCCATCGTATATCGAAAGAAGCAACGAAAACACGAAGCTTTTATGAACAACGCTGATTTATAG
- a CDS encoding YozE family protein codes for MRSFYHYLMTYRGKKQPDDQSHLADWAFQDHHFPKHATSYNEISNYLEWNSPFPTALTVFDELWEAYVMDN; via the coding sequence TTGCGCTCCTTTTATCATTATTTAATGACTTACAGAGGAAAAAAACAACCAGATGATCAATCACATTTAGCGGATTGGGCATTCCAAGATCATCATTTCCCAAAACACGCTACAAGCTACAATGAAATAAGTAATTACTTGGAATGGAATAGTCCTTTTCCAACAGCTTTAACGGTTTTTGATGAATTGTGGGAAGCGTACGTTATGGATAATTAA
- a CDS encoding TetR/AcrR family transcriptional regulator, whose translation MKSKKMNTKEKLIQTASRLFQLQGYHGTGVKQIVEESHSPKGSLYYYFPGGKEQLAIESVYATAQFIRINIQENLNKEDDPTKAIQSFIYKIAEIFQKQFRLEGVPIASVALETSLISEPLRKACQEAYISFQHQFTEKLIQAKVAQNRACELGIVINSMIEGAFLLSFTMDSAEPLLLVAEQIPLLLQQCH comes from the coding sequence TTGAAATCTAAAAAAATGAATACAAAAGAGAAATTGATTCAAACAGCTTCTCGCCTTTTTCAATTACAAGGTTATCATGGAACTGGAGTTAAGCAAATTGTGGAAGAAAGTCATTCGCCTAAAGGTTCCTTATATTATTATTTTCCAGGTGGAAAGGAACAATTGGCAATCGAATCTGTTTATGCAACGGCGCAATTCATACGTATCAATATTCAAGAAAATTTAAATAAAGAAGATGATCCAACAAAAGCAATTCAATCATTCATTTATAAAATAGCTGAAATCTTTCAGAAACAATTCAGGCTTGAAGGAGTTCCCATTGCATCTGTAGCTCTGGAGACTTCTTTAATTAGTGAGCCTTTGAGAAAAGCGTGCCAAGAAGCATATATCAGTTTTCAACACCAATTTACAGAAAAATTAATTCAAGCAAAAGTAGCACAAAATAGGGCATGTGAATTAGGAATTGTTATTAATTCAATGATTGAAGGAGCTTTTCTACTATCCTTTACAATGGATAGTGCAGAACCATTATTGTTAGTAGCTGAACAAATTCCATTACTTTTACAACAATGTCATTAA
- a CDS encoding NmrA family NAD(P)-binding protein, whose translation MKVLVTGACGNVGKYVVRELLQMGEHVVAAGTNIEKLNHLFGGDVEKVILDFQDLKTYQQALHDVDRLFLMRPPHLGKADDLFPFIDAMKQHHIQFVSFLSLMGIERNTIPPHHKMEKYIESVGIPYGHIRPGFFMQNISGIHAAEIKEKKQIFIPAGKSKTSFIDAEDIALSVATILHDPGKYENTAHTITGSESLDYYQIADILTKVTGSKITYAKPGFLRYRNYYLKKRRLNKSYVNVTVALYFMTRLGTAKHITTDFTKLTGKQPCTFEDFSRKHIKCFK comes from the coding sequence ATGAAAGTTTTAGTAACAGGCGCTTGTGGTAATGTAGGAAAATATGTGGTTCGTGAACTTCTTCAAATGGGAGAACATGTTGTGGCTGCTGGAACCAATATAGAAAAGCTTAACCATTTATTTGGAGGAGATGTTGAAAAAGTAATTTTAGATTTTCAAGATTTGAAGACGTATCAACAGGCGCTTCATGATGTAGATCGCTTGTTTTTAATGCGCCCACCACACCTAGGTAAAGCAGATGACCTGTTCCCATTTATAGATGCAATGAAACAACATCATATTCAATTTGTATCTTTCTTATCGCTTATGGGAATAGAAAGAAACACCATCCCACCACATCATAAAATGGAGAAATATATAGAGTCAGTAGGTATACCATATGGACATATTCGCCCTGGGTTCTTTATGCAGAATATCTCAGGTATTCACGCAGCTGAAATTAAAGAAAAAAAGCAAATTTTTATACCAGCAGGGAAAAGCAAGACGAGTTTTATTGATGCAGAAGATATCGCTCTTTCTGTAGCGACTATTTTGCACGATCCTGGCAAGTATGAGAATACAGCCCATACCATTACCGGGTCAGAATCACTTGATTATTACCAAATAGCCGATATTCTTACAAAGGTTACTGGAAGCAAAATTACTTATGCAAAACCAGGTTTTTTGCGATACAGAAATTATTATCTAAAAAAAAGAAGGCTGAATAAATCTTATGTAAATGTCACAGTTGCGCTATATTTCATGACTCGATTAGGTACAGCAAAACATATCACCACCGATTTCACCAAATTAACTGGGAAGCAACCGTGTACGTTTGAAGATTTTTCAAGAAAACATATCAAGTGCTTTAAATAA